A window of Corallococcus macrosporus DSM 14697 contains these coding sequences:
- a CDS encoding sensor histidine kinase has translation MRLARKFTLALVLLAIAVMAGLQYFQVRRELERSALDMQHDHRLLGHTLAGSIGKAWQLAGEREALTLLHQANRFQEQVHLRWVWLDGGPGTPNLTGFPPRLLATLRQGKDGSMVDPAVDPGLLHSYTPVLINNRLGAIEITESLGAQQQYVNTVVMGTFAATAAMAIGFIVAAMAMGRRLVGEPVDQLVSLAHRIGEGDLTARVPLPQRQGDELTTLAGAMNRMGEQLEETRSRLATETAARLSAVDHLRHADRLTTVGKMASGVAHELGTPLNVVMGRAKMISSGEAEGEEVGECAQIISQQAQHMTAIIRQLLDFARRRKPHRAPEDVQGLVERSLSLLRSMAARSSVTLEADIPAGLTVEVDAGQVQQVLTNLVMNGVQAMKQPGAVRVRAARTRSTPPPDVGGPEAEFVRLDVEDEGQGIPEDVLAHVFEPFFTTKDVGEGTGLGLSVSYGLMQEHGGWIAVRSEPGRGSCFSIYLPKGEDTCQAAS, from the coding sequence GTGAGACTCGCCCGCAAGTTCACCCTCGCCCTCGTCCTGCTCGCCATCGCCGTCATGGCCGGCCTGCAGTACTTCCAGGTCCGCCGCGAGCTGGAGCGCTCCGCCCTGGACATGCAGCACGACCACCGGCTGCTCGGCCACACGCTCGCCGGCTCCATTGGCAAGGCGTGGCAGCTCGCCGGGGAGCGCGAGGCGCTCACGCTGCTCCATCAGGCCAACCGCTTCCAGGAGCAGGTCCACCTGCGCTGGGTGTGGCTGGACGGCGGCCCCGGCACCCCGAACCTCACCGGCTTCCCGCCGCGCCTGCTCGCGACCCTGCGCCAGGGCAAGGACGGCTCCATGGTGGACCCCGCCGTGGACCCCGGCCTGCTGCATTCGTACACGCCGGTGCTCATCAACAACCGGCTGGGCGCCATTGAAATCACCGAGTCGCTGGGCGCGCAGCAGCAGTACGTCAACACCGTCGTCATGGGCACCTTCGCCGCCACCGCCGCCATGGCCATTGGCTTCATCGTGGCCGCCATGGCCATGGGCCGCCGGCTGGTGGGTGAACCCGTGGACCAGCTCGTGTCGCTGGCGCACCGCATCGGCGAGGGCGACCTCACCGCCCGCGTGCCGCTCCCGCAGCGCCAGGGCGACGAGCTCACCACCCTGGCCGGCGCCATGAACCGCATGGGCGAACAGCTGGAGGAGACGCGCTCGCGGCTCGCCACCGAGACGGCCGCGCGGCTGTCCGCGGTGGACCACCTCCGGCACGCGGACCGGCTCACCACCGTGGGAAAGATGGCCTCCGGCGTGGCGCACGAGCTGGGCACCCCGCTCAACGTCGTCATGGGCCGGGCGAAGATGATCTCCTCCGGCGAGGCGGAGGGCGAGGAGGTGGGCGAGTGCGCGCAAATCATCTCGCAGCAGGCCCAGCACATGACGGCCATCATCCGGCAGCTCCTCGACTTCGCCCGGCGGCGCAAACCCCACCGCGCCCCCGAGGACGTGCAGGGGCTGGTGGAGCGCTCCCTGTCGCTGCTGCGCTCCATGGCCGCGCGAAGCAGCGTCACGCTGGAGGCGGACATCCCCGCGGGCCTCACGGTGGAGGTGGACGCGGGCCAGGTGCAGCAGGTGCTCACCAACCTGGTGATGAACGGCGTGCAGGCCATGAAGCAGCCGGGCGCCGTGCGGGTGCGCGCGGCCCGGACGCGGAGCACCCCGCCCCCGGACGTGGGCGGCCCCGAGGCGGAGTTCGTCCGCCTGGACGTGGAGGACGAGGGCCAGGGCATCCCCGAGGACGTCCTGGCCCACGTCTTCGAGCCCTTCTTCACCACCAAGGACGTGGGCGAGGGCACCGGGCTGGGCCTGTCTGTCTCCTATGGGCTCATGCAGGAACATGGCGGCTGGATTGCCGTGCGCAGCGAGCCCGGACGCGGTAGCTGCTTCTCCATCTACCTGCCGAAGGGTGAGGACACATGCCAGGCCGCGTCCTAG